From one Lolium rigidum isolate FL_2022 chromosome 4, APGP_CSIRO_Lrig_0.1, whole genome shotgun sequence genomic stretch:
- the LOC124649983 gene encoding cation/H(+) antiporter 2-like: protein MSDMAEDGEAKCSADVAEGSYFMAGVLAILGLMAAVLVLSGLFHSVLRRVGQPSIISHILAGVVVGPTVLGRMVDLRQLGMKDAGRALGDAIYYIRVVFMFFIGLEMDLRYLRRHLRASIIVAFGGSALCLVLATISGPFFYGLLHPGQRTFQPESLYASTALFMLVLTSTASPVLIRIVTELKITGSETGQLAIGTAFANDIASLAAISMMVVSPTTYDKDGKPLPPPNRLVALPVVKVIMFLWMALNVWVSVRIMVWMTRLVNKTKQGKQYISKYELFAMLVLIVGLSQHVQLFGYSASMTAFIIGITTPREGPTARTLIDRLAYPVHSIIMPLCFSTIGARLDFAKINCFTPTQFLFVVTYTTLLSTIGRVVGTVVAGRMIGIPARETLVLGFLLNVKGYADILAINLGDSTGIWNGAARGVLLLSSIITTFMAGPASAAIVRQQRRAFQYRSHCLQHLKLDQELRVLVCVHGAGSVHSMLTLAELSKGATPVAIYLLHLIELMSSRKYAITHFYHTGDGADEEDDDSGRWGYAPVIDQVVAAVNGFTNGTFIPVRQMTAISSLETMDADVCNGAEDARASLVVVPFHKEQRYDGRMVCRHDNRRELNQRILQRAPCTVGVLVERHDPAGETHSVVAVFLGGPDDREAVAYATRLAAHPSVSVMVTRFLPAGASVHSSTEKEEEAMADEEFMADFYARFVAPGHVSYTERYVSNGPELVESLCSMAGMYSLFVVGKGADGGSAAVTQMTSGMGGLYEECPELGHVGDLLSSDDLSGCCASVLVLRQHNVRQRMKQDPNGVDDGLR from the exons ATGTCGGATATGGCGGAGGACGGCGAGGCCAAGTGCTCCGCCGACGTGGCCGAGGGGTCCTACTTCATGGCCGGCGTGCTGGCCATCCTCGGCCTCATGGCCGCCGTCCTCGTCCTCTCTGGCCTCTTCCATTCCGTGCTTCGTCGCGTGGGCCAGCCAAGCATCATCTCGCACATCCTG GCCGGCGTGGTGGTCGGTCCGACGGTGCTCGGTCGCATGGTCGACCTCCGGCAGCTGGGCATGAAGGACGCCGGCCGGGCGCTGGGCGACGCCATCTACTACATCCGCGTCGTCTTCATGTTCTTCATCGGGCTGGAGATGGACCTGCGCTACCTCCGACGACACTTGCGTGCCTCCATCATCGTTGCCTTCGGCGGCTCCGCGCTCTGCCTCGTCCTGGCCACCATCTCTGGCCCCTTCTTCTACGGCCTTCTCCACCCAGGGCAGCGCACCTTCCAGCCCGAAAGCCTTTACGCCTCCACCGCCCTCTTCATGCTCGTCCTCACCAGCACCGCCTCGCCCGTCCTCATCCGCATCGTCACGGAGCTCAAGATCACCGGCTCCGAGACCGGCCAGCTCGCCATCGGCACCGCCTTCGCCAACGACATCGCCAGCCTCGCCGCCATTAGCATGATGGTGGTCAGCCCAACCACCTACGACAAGGACGGCAAGCCCTTGCCACCGCCCAACCGGCTAGTCGCGCTGCCGGTGGTGAAGGTGATCATGTTCCTGTGGATGGCGCTCAACGTGTGGGTCTCCGTGCGCATTATGGTATGGATGACCAGGCTGGTCAACAAGACCAAGCAAGGGAAGCAGTACATCAGCAAGTACGAGCTgttcgccatgctcgtcctcatcGTCGGCCTCTCGCAGCACGTCCAGCTATTCGGCTACAGTGCCTCCATGACCGCCTTCATCATCGGCATCACCACGCCGCGGGAAGGCCCCACGGCGCGCACGCTTATCGACCGCCTCGCCTACCCCGTGCACAGCATCATCATGCCCCTCTGCTTCAGTACCATCGGCGCGAGGCTCGACTTTGCCAAGATCAACTGCTTCACCCCCACCCAGTTCCTCTTCGTCGTCACCTACACCACGCTGCTCAGCACGATCGGGAGGGTAGTCGGCACGGTTGTAGCCGGGCGGATGATCGGCATCCCGGCGAGGGAGACGCTCGTGCTCGGCTTCCTGCTCAATGTCAAGGGCTACGCTGACATCCTCGCCATCAACCTGGGTGACTCGACCGGGATCTGGAACGGCGCGGCGCGGGGCGTGCTTCTCCTGTCCTCCATCATCACCACCTTCATGGCCGGCCCAGCGTCGGCCGCCAtcgtccgccagcagcgccgcgcaTTCCAGTACCGCTCCCACTGCCTCCAGCACCTCAAGCTTGACCAGGAGCTCCGCGTTCTCGTCTGCGTCCACGGCGCCGGGAGCGTCCACTCCATGCTCACCCTCGCCGAGCTTTCCAAGGGCGCCACGCCAGTTGCCATATACCTTCTCCACCTCATCGAGCTAATGAGCTCGCGCAAGTACGCCATCACGCACTTCTACCACACCGGCGACGGagctgacgaagaggacgatgACAGTGGCCGATGGGGCTACGCGCCGGTGATCGACCAGGTGGTGGCCGCCGTCAATGGCTTCACGAACGGCACCTTCATTCCAGTCCGGCAGATGACGGCCATCTCCAGCCTCGAGACCATGGACGCCGACGTATGCAACGGCGCGGAGGACGCACGCGCGTCGCTCGTCGTCGTGCCATTCCACAAGGAGCAGCGCTACGACGGGCGCATGGTGTGCCGCCACGACAACCGCCGAGAGCTCAACCAGCGGATCCTGCAGAGAGCGCCATGCACCGTCGGGGTCCTCGTCGAGCGCC ATGACCCCGCAGGCGAAACGCacagcgtggtggcggtgttcCTCGGAGGGCCGGACGACAGGGAGGCGGTGGCGTACGCGACTCGGCTGGCGGCTCATCCGTCGGTGAGCGTGATGGTGACGAGGTTCCTTCCAGCGGGAGCGAGCGTGCACAGCAGCACGGAG aaggaagaggaggccaTGGCGGACGAGGAGTTCATGGCGGACTTCTACGCGAGGTTCGTGGCACCGGGGCATGTGTCTTACACGGAGAGGTACGTGAGCAACGGGCCGGAGTTGGTGGAGTCTCTGTGCTCCATGGCCGGGATGTACTCGCTGTTCGTCGTGGGCAAGGGTGCTGACGGTGGCAGCGCGGCCGTCACCCAGATGACGAGCGGCATGGGAGGCTTGTACGAGGAGTGCCCGGAGCTAGGACACGTGGGGGACCTCCTGTCCTCGGACGACTTGTCCGGCTGCTGCGCCTCGGTGCTAGTGCTTCGGCAGCACAACGTGCGCCAGAGGATGAAACAAGATCCCAATGGTGTCGACGATGGCCTTAGATGA
- the LOC124646585 gene encoding embryogenesis-like protein: MRRNPRVLLRAAASLLRPAAAAPQTLTNAAPSPLPLSLGRALLPGYRRAFSTDYGKDVDEVNRKFAEAREEIESAMDSKETVYFNEEAACARDAAGEALGAFDALLARVPPADADKLRRSMGLKMEQLKAELKQLEE; the protein is encoded by the coding sequence ATGCGCCGAAACCCTCGCGTCCTCCTCCGGgccgccgcctctctcctccgccccgccgccgccgctccacaaACCCTAACGAATGCGGCACCCTCTCCACTGCCGCTCTCGCTGGGGCGCGCTCTCCTCCCTGGATACCGCCGCGCCTTCTCGACGGACTACGGCAAGGACGTGGACGAGGTGAACCGCAAGTTCGCCGAGGCGCGGGAGGAGATCGAGTCCGCCATGGACAGCAAGGAGACCGTCTACTTCAACGAGGAGGCCGCCTGCGCGCGTGACGCCGCCGGCGAGGCcctcggcgccttcgacgcgctgctCGCCCGGGTCCCGCCCGCCGACGCCGACAAGCTCCGCCGGTCCATGGGGCTCAAGATGGAGCAGTTGAAGGCCGAGCTCAAGCAGCTTGAGGAGTAG